In Phlebotomus papatasi isolate M1 chromosome 1, Ppap_2.1, whole genome shotgun sequence, the following proteins share a genomic window:
- the LOC129809678 gene encoding retinol dehydrogenase 13-like, with protein sequence MIEMLDLLSQIDVEVWIIFGASLASFLLLFVILYNVRQYAQGGQYRKNHRMDGKVVIITGSSSGIGFETALDLARRGARIYMACRNYEKCEIARLEIVRKSDNSNIYNRSLDLASFDSIRSFVSTFLDEETRLDVLINNAGVFYAPYLLTKEGHEMHFGVNYLGHFLLTNLLLDTLKKSEPSRIVNVSSYFYAQGHINKNDLDSRQTYDRISAYNQSKLALILFTRHLAHQLRCTRVTVNAVNPGNVLTNISRHMRIHRLAHAVGPVLSTFILKTPRSGAQTSIKVAVDPKLEFISGKYFSEVKEEDLVPHAEDEQTAEWLWNESLRLTELYDRNV encoded by the exons ATGATAGAGATGTTGGATCTCCTGAGTCAAATAGACGTGGAAGTATGGATTATTTTTGGTGCTTCTCTGGCCAGTTTCCTCCTCTTGTTTGTGATTCTCTACAATGTTAG ACAATATGCCCAGGGAGGGCAATACAGAAAGAATCATCGAATGGATGGAAAAGTGGTCATCATTACAGGTTCCAGTTCTGGAATTGGATTCGAAACTGCCCTTGATCTTGCCAGACGTGGTGCCAGG atTTACATGGCTTGTAGAAATTACGAAAAGTGCGAAATAGCGCGATtggaaattgttcgtaaatccGACAATTCCAACATTTACAACAGATCTCTTGACCTGGCATCGTTTGACTCCATCAGGAGCTTCGTTAGTACATTCTTGGATGAAGAAACTCGTCTAGACGTTCTG ATAAACAATGCTGGTGTCTTTTATGCCCCTTACTTGCTGACTAAGGAAGGTCATGAGATGCACTTTGGGGTCAACTATTTGGGGCATTTCCTGCTGACAAACCTTTTATTAGACACTCTGAAGAAATCTGAACCTAGTCGCATCGTCAATGTGTCTTCCTACTTCTATGCTCAGGGACATATTAACAAGAATGATCTGGACAGCAGACAGACCTACGACCGTATCTCAGCCTACAATCAGTCCAAATTGGCTTTGATACTGTTCACGAGGCATCTGGCTCATCAACTTCGCTGTACGCGCGTCACTGTTAATGCTGTAAATCCTGGAAATGTGCTCACGAATATCTCACGCCACATGCGTATCCATCGACTGGCTCATGCTGTTGGACCTGTTTTGTCCACATTCATCTTGAAGACTCCCAGATCTGGTGCCCAAACGAGCATCAAGGTAGCTGTTGATCCCAAACTCGAGTTCATCAGCGGAAAATATTTCAG TGAAGTCAAAGAGGAGGATCTAGTTCCTCATGCAGAAGACGAGCAGACTGCTGAATGGTTGTGGAATGAGAGCTTGAGACTTACTGAATTGTACGATAGAAAtgtataa
- the LOC129809699 gene encoding putative defense protein 1, producing the protein MLPIFLIISLCSMQVFAKFSCDFDNFHGVPAQPEDTIPYKLSASSYEYGPGTTTTISISGDEDAIRGFYVRAFDEQTNDPIGSWQQGLQGNPMQQCNAIMQADREDKKSVELKWNSPIEGNGKVKFRVMVMKDYSTYWWKNLKA; encoded by the exons ATGTTGCCGATTTTCTTAATTATCAGCCTGTGCTCTATGCAGGTTTTTGCAAAGTTCTCTTGTGATTTCGACAACTTCCATGGAGTTCCTGCCCAACCTGAGGACACAATCCCGTACAAACTAAGTGCTTCAAGCTACGAGTATGGTCCTGGAACCACCACTACGA TTTCAATTAGTGGAGATGAAGATGCTATCCGTGGATTCTACGTTCGGGCATTCGATGAGCAAACTAACGATCCGATTGGGTCTTGGCAACAAGGACTCCAAGGAAACCCAATGCAGCAGTGCAATGCAATTATGCAAGCAGATCGTGAAGATAAAAAATCCGTTGAGCTCAAATGGAACTCTCCCATCGAAGGGAATGGAAAAGTGAAATTCCG GGTTATGGTGATGAAGGATTACTCGACTTACTGGTGGAAGAATCTAAAAGCATAA
- the LOC129809698 gene encoding uncharacterized protein LOC129809698 yields the protein MNWPIFLILGLCSVQFLANFSGNFNIVHGTSAEREDLPPYKVNASSYEYSPGTTITVTITGDPGNVFCEFYVQALDNKTDARIGSWQKGPQSNPILNRTVIKEADLGEKQSVELKWDSPSEGNGYLDIWVKLRTNEGNYYWISYPDPFKGCSIDTNDEISCTFD from the exons ATGAACTGgccgatttttttaattctcggACTCTGCTCTGTGCAGTTTTTAGCAAATTTCTCTGGCAATTTCAACATTGTTCATGGAACTTCTGCTGAACGTGAGGACTTACCTCCGTACAAAGTAAATGCTTCGAGTTACGAGTATAGTCCAGGAACAACAATAACTG TTACAATTACCGGAGATCCAGGAAATGTTTTCTGTGAATTCTACGTTCAGGCACTTGATAATAAAACCGATGCTCGAATTGGATCTTGGCAGAAAGGACCCCAAAGTAATCCAATCTTGAACAGAACTGTGATTAAGGAAGCAGATCTCGGAGAAAAACAATCTGTTGAGCTCAAGTGGGACTCTCCCAGCGAAGGGAACGGATATCTGGACATCTG GGTTAAATTAAGGACGAACGAGGGGAATTACTATTGGATATCATATCCAGATCCATTCAAAGGTTGTTCTATTGATACGAATGATGAAATATCATGTACATTCGATTAA